The following proteins come from a genomic window of Limnohabitans sp. 103DPR2:
- a CDS encoding efflux RND transporter periplasmic adaptor subunit, protein MNFLSKRALIAALLLIVLGASLGYFRGWFGNTRVNTKAPQTNGPISIELAPTDVVIAQKISMTHGLPISGTLKATRSAMVKARVAGELQALEVREGDAVAAGQVLARVDSTEYVARQRQAQQQAEAARAQVEVAQRQFDNNNALVSQGFISKTALDTSIANLNGAKATYQAAMSALDVATKAVDDCILRAPLSGLISQRLAQPGERVSPEARIVEIVDLSQLELEASLTSTDALNVKVGQTAKLFIENSNQSVTAKVLRINPSTQVGSRSVLVYLGLSSHPLLRHGIFVQGSLGTQKIQAVVVPLESVRNDKTEPYVQTLQNGKVVHVKVATGLKGEVEGKAVMALSELNEGTQVLAPSAGTVRDGTLVTLNSSKP, encoded by the coding sequence ATGAACTTTCTTTCAAAACGTGCGCTGATCGCAGCACTGCTCCTCATTGTCTTGGGCGCATCCTTGGGCTATTTCCGCGGTTGGTTTGGCAACACGCGAGTGAACACCAAGGCGCCGCAAACCAACGGGCCCATCAGCATCGAACTGGCACCCACGGATGTTGTCATCGCACAAAAGATCAGCATGACACACGGCCTGCCCATCTCTGGCACCCTCAAGGCAACTCGCAGTGCCATGGTCAAGGCCCGAGTGGCTGGTGAATTGCAGGCCCTTGAAGTTCGCGAAGGCGATGCCGTAGCAGCGGGTCAAGTTCTGGCACGTGTTGACAGCACTGAATATGTTGCGCGGCAAAGACAAGCACAGCAGCAAGCTGAAGCCGCTCGCGCCCAGGTCGAGGTGGCGCAGCGCCAATTCGACAACAACAATGCCTTGGTCAGCCAAGGTTTCATTTCTAAAACGGCCTTGGACACCTCCATCGCCAATTTGAATGGCGCCAAAGCAACTTACCAAGCCGCCATGTCGGCTTTGGATGTGGCCACCAAAGCCGTGGACGATTGCATCTTGAGGGCCCCACTCAGTGGCCTGATCAGCCAACGCTTGGCTCAGCCAGGTGAACGTGTTTCACCCGAAGCGCGCATCGTTGAAATTGTTGACTTGTCACAATTGGAATTGGAAGCAAGCCTCACGTCGACCGATGCATTGAATGTGAAGGTGGGCCAAACCGCCAAGTTGTTCATTGAGAACAGCAACCAATCGGTCACCGCCAAAGTTCTGCGCATCAACCCCAGCACGCAAGTGGGCAGCCGAAGCGTCTTGGTCTATTTAGGACTCAGTTCACACCCCCTGCTCCGCCATGGCATTTTTGTTCAGGGCAGTTTGGGAACGCAAAAGATTCAAGCCGTGGTAGTGCCTCTCGAGAGCGTGCGCAACGACAAAACAGAACCCTATGTGCAGACGCTTCAAAATGGCAAAGTGGTGCATGTGAAAGTGGCCACAGGGCTCAAGGGTGAGGTAGAAGGAAAAGCCGTGATGGCCTTGAGCGAACTGAATGAAGGTACTCAAGTTTTGGCCCCCAGTGCGGGTACTGTTCGCGATGGCACCTTGGTCACACTCAACAGCAGCAAGCCCTGA
- a CDS encoding TetR/AcrR family transcriptional regulator yields MSELLSPPKRERRKQHRPGELLEAALDLFVEKGYAATRSEEVAAKAGVSKGTLFLYFPSKEELFKAVVRENVVKTVTDGALEVANFKGTSKELLHFLMREWWRRYGATKASGITKLIISEGNHFPELAAFYQDEVITPAVRILKDVLQRGRDSGEFKNFDIDSTVMVIIAPMLFFIMSKHANAMCLAGQPNTPPENFIAQHADLIVRGLSV; encoded by the coding sequence GTGTCTGAATTACTTTCTCCCCCCAAACGCGAGCGTCGCAAGCAGCATCGCCCAGGTGAATTGCTGGAAGCGGCTTTAGACCTTTTTGTTGAAAAAGGCTATGCCGCCACACGTTCCGAAGAAGTGGCCGCCAAAGCGGGTGTGTCCAAAGGCACCCTCTTTTTGTACTTCCCCAGCAAAGAAGAATTGTTCAAAGCGGTGGTGCGAGAAAACGTGGTCAAAACAGTCACCGATGGTGCTCTGGAAGTGGCCAATTTCAAAGGCACCAGCAAAGAGTTGCTGCACTTCCTCATGCGCGAATGGTGGCGAAGGTACGGTGCCACCAAAGCCTCAGGCATTACCAAACTGATCATCAGCGAAGGCAATCACTTCCCAGAACTGGCGGCCTTCTACCAAGATGAAGTCATTACGCCGGCCGTCCGCATTCTCAAAGATGTGCTGCAACGCGGCCGAGACAGTGGCGAATTTAAAAACTTTGACATCGACAGCACCGTGATGGTGATCATTGCGCCCATGCTGTTTTTCATCATGTCTAAACATGCCAATGCCATGTGCCTCGCGGGCCAACCCAACACGCCACCCGAAAACTTCATTGCACAGCACGCCGACCTCATTGTGCGTGGGCTTTCCGTCTGA
- a CDS encoding acyl-CoA dehydrogenase, which translates to MKPSFQWDDAFLLNEQLSDDERAIVDAAHNFCQEKLQTRVLMAARNEKFDREIMNEFGSMGFLGSTIEGYGCAGLNYVSYGLVAREVERVDSGYRSAMSVQSSLVMHPINEYGSEAQRQKYLPKLATGEWVGCFGLTEPNHGSDPASMITRAKPVDGGFIMKGAKMWITNAPIADVFVVWAKLEGEGDGQSAIRGFILEKGMKGLTAPKIEGKMSLRASITGEIVMDDVFVPEENMLPNVSGLKGPFGCLNKARYGIAWGALGAAEDCWHRARQYTMDRVQFGRPLAQNQLIQKKLADMQTEITLGLQGCLRVGRLMDEGKSVPEMISLIKRNSCGKALDVARMARDMHGGNGIHDEYHVIRHMINLETVNTYEGTHDVHALILGRAQTGLQAFY; encoded by the coding sequence ATGAAGCCTAGCTTTCAATGGGACGACGCCTTTTTGCTGAACGAACAACTGAGCGATGACGAACGTGCGATCGTCGACGCAGCGCACAACTTCTGCCAGGAGAAGCTCCAAACGCGCGTATTGATGGCGGCTCGCAATGAAAAATTTGACCGTGAAATCATGAACGAATTTGGCAGCATGGGCTTTTTGGGTTCCACCATTGAAGGCTATGGTTGCGCGGGCTTGAACTATGTCAGCTACGGCTTGGTGGCTCGTGAAGTTGAGCGTGTTGACAGCGGCTACCGCAGCGCCATGAGCGTTCAAAGCTCCTTGGTCATGCACCCCATCAATGAATATGGCTCCGAAGCGCAACGCCAAAAGTATTTGCCCAAGTTGGCCACTGGCGAATGGGTGGGTTGCTTTGGCCTCACAGAACCCAACCATGGCTCTGACCCTGCCAGCATGATCACGCGCGCCAAGCCCGTGGATGGCGGCTTCATCATGAAGGGCGCCAAGATGTGGATTACCAACGCGCCGATCGCTGATGTGTTTGTGGTGTGGGCCAAATTGGAAGGTGAAGGCGACGGTCAGTCCGCCATTCGCGGCTTCATTTTGGAAAAAGGCATGAAGGGCCTGACAGCCCCCAAGATTGAAGGCAAGATGAGCTTGCGCGCCAGCATCACCGGTGAAATTGTCATGGACGATGTGTTTGTGCCCGAAGAAAACATGTTGCCCAATGTGTCAGGCTTGAAAGGCCCCTTCGGTTGCTTGAACAAAGCCCGTTACGGCATTGCCTGGGGCGCTTTGGGTGCCGCAGAAGACTGCTGGCACCGTGCCCGCCAATACACCATGGACCGCGTTCAGTTTGGCCGCCCCTTGGCGCAAAACCAATTGATCCAAAAGAAATTAGCCGACATGCAAACCGAAATCACTTTGGGTCTGCAAGGCTGCTTGCGCGTTGGCCGTTTGATGGACGAAGGCAAATCAGTGCCCGAGATGATCAGCCTGATCAAACGCAACAGCTGCGGCAAGGCCTTGGACGTGGCCCGCATGGCCCGCGACATGCACGGTGGCAACGGCATTCACGACGAATACCATGTCATTCGTCACATGATCAACCTCGAAACCGTCAACACCTACGAAGGCACGCACGATGTGCATGCCCTCATCTTGGGTCGTGCACAAACTGGCCTTCAAGCCTTCTATTGA
- the msrA gene encoding peptide-methionine (S)-S-oxide reductase MsrA, whose product MQIPTHAQTLVLGGGCFWCTEAVFVQVKGVLDVESGYSNGQTRNPTYEQVCSGTTGHNEVVKLVYDPQVISTRTLLEIFFVIHDPTTLNRQGNDRGTQYRSGIYFTTPDQAEVAKAIIAEIEAEGVFDASVVTEVLPLDNYSAAEDYHQDFFERNPTQGYCMAVAAPKVWKFKKTFSEWTKTP is encoded by the coding sequence ATGCAAATTCCTACTCATGCGCAAACCTTGGTCCTTGGCGGTGGCTGCTTCTGGTGCACCGAAGCGGTGTTCGTTCAAGTTAAAGGTGTCTTGGATGTGGAGTCCGGCTATTCCAACGGTCAAACCCGCAACCCCACCTACGAGCAAGTTTGCTCAGGCACAACTGGGCACAACGAGGTGGTGAAGTTGGTGTACGACCCGCAAGTCATCAGCACCCGAACCTTGCTCGAGATTTTCTTTGTCATTCACGACCCCACCACCTTGAACCGTCAAGGTAATGACCGTGGCACGCAATATCGCAGCGGCATTTATTTCACCACCCCAGATCAAGCTGAAGTTGCCAAAGCTATCATCGCTGAAATCGAAGCGGAGGGGGTTTTTGACGCATCCGTGGTGACAGAGGTGTTGCCCTTGGATAACTACAGTGCCGCGGAAGACTATCACCAAGATTTCTTTGAGCGCAATCCAACGCAGGGCTACTGCATGGCTGTGGCGGCCCCCAAGGTTTGGAAGTTCAAAAAGACCTTTTCTGAGTGGACCAAAACGCCTTGA
- a CDS encoding TonB-dependent receptor, with the protein MFKISSRQGVMRAPCNALLSVSASAVVLIGHGVFVPAVLAQAVQEVVITGNPLSKSQSLNAVSSLSGQSLLQQGQSTLGETLNQLPGVSSTYFGPNASRPIIRGFDGDRIRVLNNSGASMDVSSLSYDHAVPTDVLTTERIEVLRGPAALQYGGSAMGGVVNVIDNRIPRQPMQGIAGKAQTQWASGNGERSKGAMLEVGQGAWVFHADAFDRHTKDVKVPRNLPCGKPGAPELTSRICNSASDSQGGAVGASLFLERGHVGMSLSEYQSNYGTVAEDEVTIGMRSKHAALEGEWRPDSSLFQQINFQASQTDYKHTEFDAGAPGTLFANQGHDVRVQLRHKPWRLGAGTWEGVWGLQSEQGKFSANGTEAFAPFSHTRSTAAFVFEEYALNDLLFNVGARKENVTVASLGNPDPSVDRFEVGQRKFSPQSVAASASWQWMPQWRLSTNVSQVQRAPKDYELFANGPHVATAAWEKGDANLGLEKANSIDLTADWQQGPHQFKITAFQSQFSNFIGLMSTLEVEDGLPVQKYQGVRAKFTGFETAAQWRLLQSTSSLDLALKADAVRAQNLSVNEPLPRISPVRLGAKLIHTTGPWRADWGFDWYAAQDRVPTGAAATAAYTLWHGFVSYKQKVSGAALNWFAKLDNASNQWAYSATSILTTTAPGKSPLPGRSFKLGVMATF; encoded by the coding sequence ATGTTCAAAATTTCTTCTCGACAAGGCGTCATGCGTGCGCCTTGCAATGCCTTATTGTCGGTTTCAGCATCCGCCGTGGTGCTGATAGGTCATGGTGTTTTTGTGCCTGCTGTCTTGGCGCAAGCCGTGCAGGAAGTGGTCATCACTGGCAATCCATTGTCTAAATCTCAAAGCCTCAATGCCGTGAGCAGTTTGTCGGGGCAGTCATTGCTGCAGCAGGGGCAAAGTACCTTGGGCGAAACCTTGAATCAACTGCCAGGTGTCAGCAGCACTTACTTTGGACCCAATGCCAGCCGGCCCATCATTCGCGGTTTTGACGGTGATCGCATTCGTGTGCTCAACAACAGTGGCGCCAGCATGGATGTTTCTTCGCTCAGTTATGACCATGCAGTGCCGACGGATGTGCTGACCACCGAGCGCATTGAAGTGTTGCGCGGACCTGCCGCCTTGCAATACGGCGGTAGCGCCATGGGGGGTGTGGTCAATGTCATCGACAACCGCATTCCCCGCCAACCCATGCAAGGCATTGCGGGCAAAGCGCAAACTCAATGGGCCTCTGGCAATGGCGAGCGTTCTAAGGGTGCGATGCTGGAAGTGGGGCAAGGCGCTTGGGTATTCCATGCGGACGCATTTGATCGACATACCAAGGATGTGAAGGTGCCTCGCAACTTGCCATGCGGCAAACCAGGTGCCCCCGAACTCACTTCACGCATTTGCAATTCCGCAAGTGATTCTCAAGGTGGTGCCGTGGGTGCCAGCCTGTTTTTAGAGCGTGGTCATGTGGGCATGTCGCTCAGTGAGTACCAAAGCAACTACGGCACGGTGGCCGAGGACGAAGTGACCATTGGGATGCGTTCAAAGCACGCAGCCTTAGAAGGTGAGTGGCGACCCGATTCCAGTCTCTTCCAACAAATCAATTTTCAAGCCAGCCAAACAGATTACAAGCACACTGAATTCGATGCAGGTGCACCAGGCACCTTGTTTGCAAACCAAGGACATGATGTCCGTGTTCAGCTGCGCCACAAACCTTGGCGTCTGGGCGCTGGCACATGGGAAGGCGTTTGGGGCTTGCAATCGGAACAAGGTAAATTCTCTGCCAATGGTACAGAGGCCTTTGCACCTTTCAGCCATACCCGAAGCACCGCGGCGTTTGTGTTTGAAGAATATGCTTTGAACGACTTGCTATTCAATGTGGGTGCGCGCAAAGAAAATGTGACGGTGGCATCGCTGGGCAATCCAGATCCAAGCGTAGACCGTTTTGAAGTGGGGCAGCGCAAGTTTTCGCCGCAAAGTGTGGCTGCTTCTGCGTCTTGGCAATGGATGCCTCAATGGCGTCTCAGCACCAATGTGTCACAGGTTCAACGTGCACCCAAGGACTATGAGTTGTTTGCCAATGGCCCGCACGTGGCAACGGCCGCATGGGAAAAAGGAGATGCCAATTTAGGTTTAGAAAAGGCCAACAGCATCGATCTCACAGCAGATTGGCAGCAGGGGCCCCATCAATTCAAGATCACAGCATTTCAAAGCCAGTTTTCCAATTTCATTGGTTTGATGAGCACCTTGGAAGTGGAAGACGGCCTGCCAGTACAAAAGTACCAAGGCGTGCGCGCCAAGTTCACAGGCTTTGAGACGGCAGCGCAATGGCGATTGTTGCAGTCCACCAGCAGCTTGGACTTGGCGCTCAAGGCCGATGCGGTGCGGGCACAGAACCTCAGTGTCAACGAACCCTTGCCCAGAATTTCGCCCGTTCGCTTGGGTGCCAAATTGATTCACACCACTGGCCCGTGGCGTGCCGATTGGGGCTTTGATTGGTATGCGGCACAAGACCGCGTGCCCACAGGCGCTGCGGCCACAGCGGCCTACACCTTGTGGCATGGTTTTGTGAGTTACAAGCAAAAGGTGTCGGGAGCCGCTTTGAATTGGTTTGCCAAGCTCGACAACGCCAGCAATCAATGGGCTTACAGCGCCACATCCATTTTGACGACCACGGCACCTGGCAAATCCCCTTTGCCTGGCAGAAGTTTCAAATTGGGCGTGATGGCGACTTTTTAA
- a CDS encoding AEC family transporter, with product MNFEHPVLSSLLPVVFLISMGFVAGRAKLVRQDAVRDLTNLVFLVLAQALLFRTMSSVHLETLDLRPVFQYFVVASALFFIMLMMYGRDSRASVLALASIFSNTLMIGVPLVGLAYGEPGQVLLFTLISLHALVLLTMATVVLELQMAYEHAAEHGESRHMLKTVGMAMKNAVLHPVPLPILIGLIYAQTGWGLHPIVDKPLQLLGASFGPVALVLVGITLAQTPVGENFKGAMKISVVKTFVHPMLMAAAGYAMGMRGLHLTVMVVAAALPIGANVFLFSQRYQKEEDVVTAAVAVSTALALVSVTLVMALLPMLPA from the coding sequence ATGAATTTTGAACATCCTGTTTTATCGTCCCTGCTGCCAGTTGTCTTTTTGATCTCGATGGGCTTTGTGGCGGGTCGCGCCAAATTGGTTCGGCAAGACGCGGTCCGTGATTTGACCAATTTGGTGTTTCTGGTGTTGGCGCAAGCCTTGCTCTTCAGAACCATGAGTTCTGTGCATCTGGAAACTTTGGACTTGCGACCCGTCTTCCAATATTTTGTGGTGGCGAGTGCTTTGTTTTTCATCATGCTGATGATGTATGGCCGTGATTCTCGTGCCTCGGTGTTGGCACTGGCCAGTATCTTCAGCAACACCCTCATGATTGGCGTGCCCCTCGTTGGTTTGGCCTATGGCGAGCCTGGTCAAGTGTTGCTGTTCACCCTGATTTCTTTGCATGCCTTGGTGTTGCTCACCATGGCCACCGTGGTGTTGGAATTGCAAATGGCATATGAACATGCGGCTGAACATGGTGAGTCTCGGCACATGCTCAAAACGGTGGGCATGGCGATGAAAAATGCGGTGTTGCACCCAGTGCCTTTGCCTATTTTGATTGGGCTCATTTATGCACAAACCGGCTGGGGCCTGCACCCCATTGTGGACAAGCCTTTGCAATTGTTGGGTGCTTCATTTGGGCCTGTGGCCTTGGTGTTGGTGGGCATTACGTTGGCGCAAACCCCCGTGGGTGAAAACTTCAAGGGCGCCATGAAAATTTCTGTGGTGAAAACGTTTGTGCACCCCATGCTCATGGCCGCAGCCGGCTATGCCATGGGCATGCGCGGCTTGCACCTGACGGTGATGGTGGTGGCCGCTGCGTTGCCCATTGGTGCCAATGTGTTTTTGTTTTCGCAGCGTTATCAAAAGGAAGAGGATGTGGTGACCGCCGCTGTTGCAGTGTCCACCGCGCTGGCATTGGTCAGCGTCACCTTGGTCATGGCATTGCTGCCCATGCTGCCGGCTTAA
- the pdxH gene encoding pyridoxamine 5'-phosphate oxidase — protein sequence MNIADLRKSYEKAELSEDASDANPLKQFERWLNEAIQSEVPEPNAMTVATVASNLRPSTRVVLIKGYDERGIVWYTNYDSRKGRELAGNPFAALQFHWVELERVVRIEGRMEKISDEESDAYFHSRPLDSRIGAWASPQSQVIEGRTVLVTNAAKYAAQFMLNPPRPPHWGGYRLVPDEWQFWQGRKSRLHDRLRYRLNEGEWLRERLAP from the coding sequence ATGAACATCGCAGATCTGCGTAAAAGTTACGAAAAAGCCGAGTTGAGTGAAGACGCTTCGGATGCCAATCCCTTGAAGCAATTTGAGCGCTGGCTCAACGAAGCCATTCAATCCGAAGTGCCGGAACCCAACGCCATGACCGTGGCCACTGTGGCCAGCAACCTGCGTCCCAGCACCCGCGTGGTGTTGATCAAAGGCTATGACGAGCGCGGCATCGTTTGGTACACCAATTACGACAGCCGAAAAGGCCGTGAGTTGGCTGGCAACCCTTTTGCAGCTTTGCAATTTCACTGGGTTGAATTAGAACGTGTGGTGCGAATTGAAGGTCGCATGGAAAAAATCAGCGACGAAGAAAGCGATGCTTACTTTCACAGCCGTCCACTGGACTCGCGCATTGGCGCGTGGGCCTCACCGCAAAGTCAGGTGATTGAAGGTCGCACTGTGTTGGTGACCAATGCGGCCAAGTACGCTGCGCAGTTTATGCTGAACCCACCTCGCCCACCGCACTGGGGCGGCTACCGCTTGGTGCCCGATGAATGGCAATTTTGGCAAGGGCGCAAAAGCCGTCTGCACGATCGACTGCGCTATCGTTTGAATGAAGGCGAATGGTTGCGGGAGCGTTTGGCGCCTTAA
- a CDS encoding gamma-glutamylcyclotransferase has product MRADQALCEPTQEALLTQWPASQDLWVFGYASLIWRPEFEVLEQHLTKVQGWHRALKMWSRLNRGTPECPGLVFALLSGGSCQGMVFRTPAADVKQTIEKLWFREMPNSVYTPRWLQCPTPQGPVNALAFTLPRNSPSFTGDLRPSQYRYIFQHAKGRYGTTLDYAQETLNSLQQHGIQDKALAALLEHAKD; this is encoded by the coding sequence ATGCGAGCCGACCAAGCCCTCTGCGAACCCACCCAAGAAGCCTTGCTGACGCAGTGGCCTGCGTCACAGGATTTGTGGGTATTTGGTTACGCCTCCCTCATTTGGCGGCCAGAGTTTGAAGTCTTGGAGCAACACCTCACCAAGGTTCAAGGCTGGCACCGCGCCTTGAAAATGTGGAGTCGTTTAAACCGCGGTACACCCGAGTGCCCAGGCTTGGTCTTTGCCCTGCTCTCGGGTGGCAGTTGCCAGGGCATGGTTTTCAGAACGCCTGCCGCCGATGTGAAGCAAACCATCGAAAAACTTTGGTTTCGTGAAATGCCCAACAGTGTTTACACACCGCGTTGGTTGCAGTGCCCAACGCCTCAAGGCCCCGTCAATGCCTTGGCTTTCACTCTGCCGCGCAACAGTCCCAGCTTCACTGGCGACCTAAGACCTTCTCAATACAGGTACATCTTTCAACATGCCAAAGGCCGCTACGGCACCACCTTAGACTACGCACAAGAAACACTGAACAGCTTGCAACAACACGGCATTCAAGACAAAGCTTTGGCAGCTTTGCTCGAACATGCCAAGGACTGA
- the edd gene encoding phosphogluconate dehydratase — translation MTLNATVAQVTARIAQRSQASRAAYLQQVEEAAARKPGADRLGCANVAHAFAAMPPADKSKASGLAAIPVVSVTERGPNIGVVTAYNDLLSAHAPFQHYPDVVKDEARKWGATAQVAGGVPAMCDGVTQGTPGMELSLFSRDVIAMSTSVALSHDVFDAALMLGVCDKIVPGLLIGALHFGHLPTVFVPAGPMVSGLSNNEKSKVREQAAQGLVGRAELLQAESAAYHGEGTCTFYGTANSNQMLLEAMGLHVPGTAFVNPGDGLRSELTRESVRTVLKLVKAKQFTPIGKLVDERCIVNAMVALLATGGSTNHLIHWVAVARAAGLIIDWDDFSALSDVVPLLTRVYPNGSADVNQFQAAGGPGYVIRELLDAGFMHADVMTVRAGGIREFTQTPVALNGQLAWQDIGASKDESVVRPATAPFSATGGLRLLQGNLGRSVIKVSAVPEALHVIEAPAQVFNSQEELLAAFQAGNMAKDVVCVVRWQGPQANGMPELHKLTPPLAVLQGEGFKVALVTDGRMSGASGKVPAAIHVSPEAASGGPLARVLDGDIIRLDAVAGTLQVLIDPETWNARTPATMPTDLQAANSRGMGRELFTNLRKHALKAEEGACTWL, via the coding sequence ATGACCCTGAATGCCACCGTAGCCCAAGTGACTGCCCGCATTGCCCAGCGCAGCCAAGCGAGTCGTGCTGCTTACCTGCAGCAAGTAGAAGAAGCCGCCGCACGCAAACCCGGCGCTGATCGGCTTGGCTGTGCCAATGTGGCGCACGCATTTGCCGCCATGCCGCCGGCCGACAAATCGAAAGCTTCGGGCTTGGCGGCCATTCCTGTGGTGAGTGTCACAGAGCGCGGTCCCAACATCGGCGTGGTGACGGCCTACAACGACCTGTTGTCAGCGCATGCCCCTTTTCAGCATTACCCCGATGTGGTGAAAGACGAAGCGCGCAAGTGGGGCGCCACAGCCCAAGTGGCAGGCGGTGTGCCGGCCATGTGCGATGGTGTGACGCAAGGCACGCCAGGCATGGAGCTGAGCTTGTTCAGCCGTGATGTGATTGCCATGTCGACTTCCGTGGCACTGAGTCACGACGTTTTTGATGCCGCCTTGATGCTGGGTGTGTGCGACAAAATTGTACCGGGCTTGCTGATTGGTGCTTTGCACTTTGGTCATCTGCCCACAGTCTTTGTTCCTGCAGGTCCGATGGTCAGTGGCTTGTCGAACAATGAAAAATCCAAAGTTCGTGAACAAGCGGCCCAAGGCTTGGTGGGCCGCGCAGAATTGCTTCAAGCAGAATCTGCCGCCTATCACGGTGAAGGCACGTGCACTTTTTATGGCACTGCCAACAGCAACCAAATGCTTTTGGAAGCCATGGGTCTGCATGTCCCTGGCACAGCGTTTGTCAATCCGGGTGATGGCCTGCGCAGTGAGCTGACGCGTGAATCGGTGCGCACTGTTTTGAAGTTGGTCAAAGCCAAGCAATTCACGCCCATCGGCAAGTTGGTGGACGAGCGTTGTATCGTCAACGCGATGGTGGCTTTGTTGGCCACGGGCGGCTCCACCAATCACCTGATTCACTGGGTGGCTGTGGCCCGAGCGGCTGGCTTGATCATTGACTGGGACGATTTCTCTGCGCTGTCGGATGTGGTGCCCTTGTTGACGCGCGTGTATCCGAACGGCAGTGCCGACGTGAACCAATTCCAAGCGGCAGGGGGCCCCGGTTATGTCATTCGTGAATTGTTGGATGCAGGTTTCATGCATGCAGATGTGATGACCGTGCGTGCCGGTGGCATTCGTGAGTTCACCCAAACACCCGTGGCTTTGAATGGCCAGCTGGCGTGGCAAGACATTGGCGCCTCAAAAGATGAAAGCGTGGTGCGGCCTGCTACAGCGCCGTTTAGTGCCACTGGCGGCTTGCGATTGTTACAGGGCAATTTGGGCCGCAGTGTTATCAAGGTGTCTGCTGTGCCCGAAGCACTCCATGTGATTGAAGCCCCTGCTCAGGTGTTCAATTCACAAGAAGAATTGTTGGCAGCGTTTCAAGCCGGCAACATGGCCAAAGATGTGGTGTGCGTGGTGCGTTGGCAAGGCCCGCAAGCCAACGGCATGCCCGAGTTGCACAAACTCACGCCGCCCTTGGCTGTGTTGCAAGGAGAGGGATTCAAAGTGGCCTTGGTCACTGATGGCCGGATGAGTGGTGCTTCAGGCAAAGTACCCGCAGCCATTCACGTGTCGCCCGAGGCGGCATCAGGTGGGCCCCTTGCGCGTGTCTTGGATGGCGACATCATTCGCTTGGATGCGGTGGCGGGTACTTTGCAAGTTTTGATCGATCCAGAAACTTGGAATGCACGAACTCCCGCTACCATGCCAACAGATTTGCAAGCGGCCAACAGCCGCGGCATGGGAAGAGAACTGTTTACCAATTTGCGCAAGCATGCGCTGAAAGCTGAAGAAGGAGCCTGTACATGGCTGTAA
- the eda gene encoding bifunctional 4-hydroxy-2-oxoglutarate aldolase/2-dehydro-3-deoxy-phosphogluconate aldolase: MAVNAPFTALQVMQDAPVIPVIVLNDVAHAVPMARALVAGGIRMLEVTLRTPQALACMEAIAKEVPDAVVGAGTVRSAADAKAAANAGAKFAVSPGYTSAVGQACRDQGLSLLPGVATGSEIMMAQEDGYTELKFFPAMQAGGPSMLKAWGGPFFDVRFCPTGGVTPQNASEFLSLSNVACVGGSWLVPADALAQGDWPRIEQLAREACQLKLR; encoded by the coding sequence ATGGCTGTAAATGCACCGTTCACCGCCTTGCAAGTGATGCAAGACGCCCCCGTCATTCCAGTCATTGTGTTGAACGATGTGGCGCATGCTGTTCCCATGGCGCGCGCCTTGGTGGCCGGTGGCATCCGCATGTTGGAAGTGACATTGCGCACCCCTCAAGCTTTGGCTTGTATGGAAGCCATTGCCAAAGAAGTGCCCGATGCGGTGGTGGGCGCAGGGACGGTGCGCAGTGCGGCCGATGCCAAAGCGGCTGCCAATGCGGGCGCCAAGTTTGCTGTCAGCCCTGGCTACACATCAGCTGTGGGCCAAGCCTGTCGCGACCAAGGTTTGTCTTTGTTGCCCGGCGTGGCCACAGGCAGCGAAATCATGATGGCGCAAGAAGACGGCTACACCGAATTGAAATTCTTTCCGGCCATGCAAGCAGGCGGTCCTTCCATGCTGAAAGCCTGGGGCGGCCCCTTCTTTGACGTTCGCTTTTGCCCAACGGGTGGCGTCACACCTCAGAATGCTTCAGAGTTTTTGAGCTTGTCCAATGTGGCTTGCGTCGGTGGCTCTTGGTTGGTGCCAGCCGATGCTTTGGCTCAAGGCGATTGGCCTCGCATTGAGCAACTTGCGCGTGAAGCTTGTCAGCTGAAGTTGCGCTGA
- the gloA gene encoding lactoylglutathione lyase: MRLLHTMLRVGNLQRSIDFYTKVMGMQLLKTSENPEYKYSLAFVGYGSNPDHAELELTYNWGVESYDMGTAYGHLAIAVPDAYEACEKIRNAGGKVTREAGPVKGGTTVIAFITDPDGYKVELIQRNFS, encoded by the coding sequence ATGCGATTACTACACACCATGCTTCGCGTTGGCAACCTTCAACGCTCGATCGATTTCTACACCAAGGTGATGGGCATGCAATTGCTCAAAACATCTGAGAACCCCGAGTACAAATACTCGCTGGCCTTTGTTGGTTACGGCAGCAACCCCGACCATGCTGAGCTAGAGCTCACCTACAACTGGGGCGTGGAGTCTTACGACATGGGAACTGCTTACGGCCACTTGGCCATTGCAGTACCCGATGCCTACGAAGCTTGCGAAAAGATTCGCAACGCGGGTGGCAAAGTGACACGTGAAGCCGGTCCTGTGAAAGGTGGCACCACGGTCATTGCCTTCATCACAGACCCCGATGGCTACAAAGTGGAACTGATTCAGCGCAACTTCAGCTGA